One Bradyrhizobium sp. ISRA464 genomic window carries:
- a CDS encoding outer membrane beta-barrel protein, which produces MKKVLLVTASLIALGAVAPASAADLAARPYTKAPPMIAAVYDWTGFYIGINGGWGTSHNSWTNTAVGGVPFAPLSEGSHDASGGTVGGQIGYRWQAGGWVFGLEAQGNWADFSGSNASAAFALLDNRTKIDAFGLFTGQIGYAWNTTLLYVKGGAAVTDSKYEGLTAGALVDSASDTRWGGTVGVGLEYAFAPGWSAAVEYDHLFMGKNSYTLVTPTGINSRTDDIKQDVDLVTVRLNYKFGGPVVARY; this is translated from the coding sequence ATGAAAAAGGTTTTGCTTGTTACGGCCAGCCTGATCGCGCTCGGCGCGGTTGCGCCGGCCTCCGCGGCTGATCTCGCGGCTCGGCCTTACACCAAGGCGCCGCCGATGATCGCCGCCGTCTATGACTGGACCGGTTTCTACATCGGTATCAACGGCGGTTGGGGCACCAGCCATAACAGCTGGACCAACACTGCGGTTGGTGGCGTTCCCTTCGCACCGCTTAGCGAAGGCAGCCATGACGCTTCCGGCGGCACGGTCGGTGGTCAGATCGGCTACCGCTGGCAGGCTGGCGGCTGGGTGTTCGGCCTCGAAGCGCAGGGCAACTGGGCTGACTTCAGCGGCTCGAACGCCAGCGCGGCCTTCGCACTCCTGGACAACCGCACCAAGATCGACGCGTTCGGCCTGTTCACCGGTCAGATCGGCTACGCCTGGAACACCACCCTGCTCTACGTGAAGGGCGGTGCTGCGGTGACCGACAGCAAGTATGAAGGTCTGACGGCCGGTGCGCTGGTCGACAGCGCGTCCGACACCCGTTGGGGCGGCACCGTCGGTGTCGGTCTCGAATACGCCTTCGCTCCGGGCTGGTCGGCTGCTGTCGAGTACGACCACCTGTTCATGGGCAAGAACAGCTACACGCTGGTCACCCCGACCGGCATCAACAGCCGCACCGACGACATCAAGCAGGATGTCGACCTCGTCACCGTTCGCCTGAACTACAAGTTCGGCGGCCCGGTCGTCGCGCGCTACTGA
- a CDS encoding copper chaperone PCu(A)C codes for MMKLTLAGLAAIFALVLATPASAGDVKAGDLVISQAWARATPNGAKIGGGYLTIENKGTTPDRLIGGSGAIAGKMEIHEMAMNNGVMKMRPIDKGLTIEPGKTVKLAPGGYHLMMFDLKSPLKQGEKVPVTLEFEKAGKVTVSLDVQAVGAQGPGGGDHSGHGDHSDHMDMKKM; via the coding sequence ATGATGAAACTAACACTGGCTGGACTTGCCGCGATCTTTGCTCTCGTGCTGGCCACGCCTGCGTCCGCCGGGGACGTCAAGGCCGGCGATCTCGTCATCTCGCAGGCTTGGGCGCGCGCCACCCCTAACGGTGCGAAGATCGGCGGCGGTTACCTGACGATCGAGAACAAGGGGACCACGCCCGATCGTCTGATCGGCGGCTCCGGCGCCATCGCGGGCAAGATGGAAATCCACGAGATGGCGATGAACAACGGCGTGATGAAGATGCGCCCGATCGACAAGGGCCTCACCATCGAACCCGGCAAGACGGTGAAGCTAGCGCCCGGCGGCTACCATCTGATGATGTTCGACCTGAAGAGCCCGCTGAAGCAGGGCGAAAAGGTACCGGTCACGCTCGAATTCGAAAAGGCCGGCAAGGTGACGGTCTCGCTGGATGTGCAGGCCGTCGGTGCGCAGGGTCCCGGCGGCGGTGATCACTCCGGGCATGGCGACCATTCCGATCACATGGACATGAAGAAGATGTGA
- a CDS encoding DUF1775 domain-containing protein — MRRALLAGAISALAMSPALAHITLEGKQAAIGSYYKAVFAVPHGCAGSATTKIRVQIPDGVIAVKPMPKPGWNVESVSGKYTTEYDYHGRKFSEGVKEVAWSGGKLADQNYDEFVMMTFLTDTLKPNTTLYFPVVQECEQGVSRWIDIPAEGRGNDHDYGSKTPAPGVKLLPKS; from the coding sequence ATGAGACGTGCTCTTCTGGCGGGCGCCATCTCGGCGCTCGCGATGTCGCCCGCCCTTGCCCATATCACGCTCGAAGGAAAGCAGGCGGCGATCGGCTCGTACTACAAGGCGGTGTTCGCAGTGCCGCACGGCTGCGCCGGCTCGGCGACGACCAAGATCCGCGTCCAGATTCCGGACGGCGTGATCGCGGTGAAGCCGATGCCGAAGCCCGGCTGGAACGTCGAGTCCGTCAGCGGCAAGTATACGACCGAATATGATTATCACGGACGGAAGTTCTCCGAGGGCGTGAAGGAAGTCGCCTGGAGCGGCGGCAAGCTCGCGGACCAGAACTACGATGAGTTCGTGATGATGACGTTCCTCACCGACACCTTGAAGCCGAACACCACGCTTTATTTCCCCGTCGTCCAGGAATGCGAGCAGGGTGTCAGCCGCTGGATCGACATCCCGGCAGAAGGTCGGGGGAACGACCACGACTATGGCAGCAAGACTCCGGCACCCGGCGTCAAGCTGCTGCCGAAATCGTAA
- a CDS encoding lipoprotein-releasing ABC transporter permease subunit — protein sequence MDETMNEPVRTRPFAPFEWLLSGRYLRARRKEGFISVIAGFSFLGIMLGVATLIVVMAVMNGFRKELLDKILGLNGHLLVQPLESPLTDWKDVADRISQVPGIRLAAPVVDGQGLGSSPFNAAGVFIRGIRADDLNNLTSIAKNIKQGSLEGFDEGQGVAIGRRLADQLSLHAGDSITLVSPKGAVTPMGTTPRIKPYKITAVFEIGMSEYDSTFVFMPLAEAQAYFNRNNDVSSIEVFTTNPDKIDTYRKLVTEAAGRPVFLVDWRQRNSTFFNALQVERNVMFLILTMIVLVAALNIVSGLIMLVKDKGQDIAILRTMGASQGSIMRIFLITGASIGVVGTLTGFLVGMVICLNIETIRQFLSWLTNTELFSPELYFLSKLPAEVDFGETLAVVIMALTLSFLATLYPSWRAARLDPVDALRYE from the coding sequence ATGGATGAGACCATGAACGAGCCAGTCCGTACCCGGCCTTTTGCGCCATTCGAATGGCTTCTGTCCGGACGCTACCTGCGCGCACGCCGCAAGGAAGGGTTCATTTCAGTCATCGCTGGCTTTTCGTTTCTGGGCATCATGCTCGGCGTCGCCACGCTGATCGTCGTGATGGCGGTCATGAACGGCTTCCGCAAGGAACTGCTGGACAAGATTCTCGGTCTCAACGGGCACCTTCTGGTGCAGCCGCTGGAGTCGCCGCTGACCGACTGGAAGGACGTCGCCGACCGCATCAGCCAGGTTCCGGGTATCCGCCTGGCCGCGCCTGTTGTGGACGGGCAGGGGCTCGGCTCATCGCCATTCAACGCGGCCGGCGTCTTCATCCGTGGCATCCGCGCCGACGATCTCAACAACCTCACCTCGATCGCCAAGAACATCAAGCAGGGCTCGCTCGAAGGTTTTGACGAGGGGCAGGGAGTTGCGATCGGCCGCAGGCTCGCCGACCAGCTGTCGCTGCATGCCGGCGACAGCATCACGCTGGTTTCGCCGAAGGGCGCGGTGACGCCGATGGGCACCACGCCGCGCATCAAGCCCTACAAGATCACCGCAGTGTTCGAGATCGGCATGTCGGAATACGATTCGACCTTCGTGTTCATGCCGCTGGCCGAGGCGCAGGCCTATTTCAACCGCAACAACGACGTGTCGTCGATCGAGGTGTTCACCACCAACCCGGACAAGATCGACACCTACCGCAAGCTGGTGACCGAGGCCGCGGGACGGCCGGTGTTCCTGGTCGACTGGCGGCAACGCAACTCGACCTTCTTCAACGCGCTGCAGGTCGAGCGCAACGTGATGTTCCTGATCCTGACCATGATCGTGCTGGTCGCGGCGCTCAACATCGTCTCGGGCCTGATCATGCTTGTGAAGGACAAGGGGCAGGACATCGCGATCCTGCGCACCATGGGGGCCTCGCAAGGCTCGATCATGCGCATCTTCCTGATCACCGGCGCCTCGATCGGCGTGGTCGGTACGCTGACCGGCTTCCTCGTCGGCATGGTGATCTGCCTGAACATCGAGACGATCCGGCAGTTCCTGTCGTGGCTCACCAATACCGAGTTGTTCTCGCCTGAGCTCTATTTCCTCTCCAAGCTGCCCGCCGAGGTCGATTTCGGCGAAACGCTGGCCGTGGTGATCATGGCGCTGACGCTGTCTTTCCTGGCGACGCTCTACCCGTCGTGGCGCGCCGCGCGCCTCGATCCGGTCGATGCGCTCCGGTACGAGTGA
- a CDS encoding DUF3551 domain-containing protein — protein sequence MRSLTLALFVAAVVAGAPASAQKYDSTSPVCKTNYRWGGEDTNCGYTSMEQCRAAASGLPAMCFNNPYYVGLSADRPREPAKRRRPAY from the coding sequence ATGCGCAGCCTCACTCTGGCGCTATTCGTCGCAGCCGTCGTCGCAGGCGCGCCCGCGAGCGCCCAAAAATACGATTCGACCTCGCCGGTCTGCAAAACCAACTACCGATGGGGTGGCGAAGATACCAACTGTGGCTACACATCGATGGAGCAGTGCCGGGCAGCGGCCTCCGGCCTTCCAGCGATGTGCTTCAACAACCCCTACTATGTCGGACTTTCCGCCGATCGTCCGAGAGAGCCCGCCAAACGGCGCCGGCCGGCCTATTAA
- a CDS encoding DUF3551 domain-containing protein, with protein MRRLILAAASVSALAIFTGTPAHAVGVRYPFCIQGDRYPGLSNCAYESYQQCRATADGIGQNCVTNPFYAGDNDPRSYLHVPPRERREGNFFELFIH; from the coding sequence ATGCGCAGACTGATTCTTGCGGCAGCGTCGGTCAGCGCGCTTGCAATCTTCACTGGAACTCCCGCGCATGCCGTCGGCGTCCGCTACCCCTTCTGCATTCAGGGCGATCGATATCCCGGCCTCAGCAACTGCGCTTACGAGTCGTATCAGCAGTGCCGGGCCACCGCGGATGGAATCGGACAGAACTGCGTCACCAATCCCTTCTATGCCGGCGACAACGACCCCCGCTCCTATCTCCACGTCCCGCCGCGCGAACGCCGCGAGGGCAATTTCTTCGAGCTTTTCATCCACTGA
- a CDS encoding TonB-dependent receptor: MFRHHARGGAGVVAVQAALLASAELAHAQSGEQKVLPAVTVEAPRPSPRQAAHKPVHRAAASRPRTAPAAAAQHRPIVVVNAEGAGANASLRTPPAVERFQLPQKSYSITSKQIDETINLKDPEDAVKYMPSLFVRKRNDGDNMAVLATRSWGVNSSARTLIYYDDLLISALIGNNNTNASPKWNLISPEAIGRIDFLNGPFAAAYPGNSIGGVLLISSKMPDKPFAVAKETVSVMPWSQYGTKDTYATSQTSAAAGNRDGKVSWLVSANYLDSYQQPLTYTTSSTIPGGTTRAFPALNKQGVAANVVGAGILAHSQQTSANLRLAYDVTPLVQATYSLGIWNNHQVSDPQTYLRSAATGAPTFAGISGFATGKYIWDQTHMSNAVSLKSDTKGVYDFDISASSYNYLQDTQRNPFTVAATGTGFSPNGKITRMDGTNWQNVDAKGIWRSFGFDGPHEISFGVHGDRYELENPVYASTVWNATSSTGTGALYSTGVGETRTGALWFQDAWKLTPALKLTLGGRLESWQALGGFNVNTTTTRSGVITSITAINQPGLSSTNFSPKASVSFDPNKDWNITANFGEAYRYPTVTELYQNVTVGGVATFANPFLKPEQDFTGELNIERKWVDGRVRLTLFSERTSNAIVSQTNLVTNPATGAQTPTTVVSNVEAIQMRGVELSAEKDNMFVAGLQLFGSVTYVDSRILADASWAGINPLTNLPTTAVGKRVPYVPDWRARFGMTYRPNESWAYTVAARYSGKQYSTLDNTDIIPHVYGAFDNFFVVDMKTHYNATKNFAFDFGIDNIFNEQYFLFHPFPGRTFVLAGKYTF; encoded by the coding sequence ATGTTTCGTCATCATGCCCGCGGTGGCGCGGGCGTTGTCGCCGTCCAAGCGGCGCTGCTGGCGTCTGCTGAGCTGGCCCATGCGCAGAGCGGTGAGCAGAAGGTGCTCCCGGCTGTCACCGTCGAAGCGCCGCGCCCATCGCCACGGCAGGCCGCGCACAAGCCGGTCCATCGGGCGGCCGCCAGCCGGCCGCGGACGGCGCCTGCCGCGGCGGCGCAGCACAGGCCAATCGTGGTCGTCAATGCCGAGGGAGCAGGTGCCAACGCCTCGCTCAGGACCCCGCCCGCGGTCGAAAGGTTCCAGCTGCCGCAGAAGTCGTACAGCATCACGTCGAAGCAGATCGACGAGACCATCAATCTCAAGGACCCCGAGGACGCGGTCAAATACATGCCGAGCCTGTTCGTGCGCAAACGCAACGACGGCGACAACATGGCGGTGCTGGCGACCCGGAGCTGGGGCGTCAATTCGAGCGCGCGCACGCTGATCTATTACGACGATCTTCTGATCTCGGCGCTGATCGGCAACAACAACACCAACGCTTCGCCGAAGTGGAACCTGATCTCGCCGGAAGCAATCGGTCGGATCGACTTCCTCAATGGTCCGTTCGCGGCCGCCTATCCGGGCAACTCGATCGGCGGCGTGCTGCTGATCTCCTCGAAGATGCCCGACAAGCCCTTCGCCGTGGCCAAGGAGACGGTCTCGGTGATGCCGTGGAGCCAATACGGCACCAAGGACACCTACGCTACCAGCCAGACCAGCGCCGCGGCCGGAAACCGGGACGGCAAGGTATCCTGGCTGGTCAGCGCGAACTACCTCGACAGCTACCAGCAGCCACTGACCTACACGACGAGCTCAACGATCCCGGGGGGCACCACGCGCGCGTTTCCCGCGCTCAACAAGCAAGGCGTTGCGGCCAATGTGGTCGGGGCCGGCATCCTGGCGCACTCCCAGCAGACATCAGCCAATCTTCGTCTCGCCTATGACGTCACGCCGCTGGTGCAGGCGACCTATTCGCTCGGCATCTGGAACAACCACCAGGTCTCCGATCCCCAGACCTATTTGCGCTCGGCGGCCACCGGCGCACCGACCTTCGCCGGGATCTCGGGCTTCGCCACCGGCAAGTATATCTGGGACCAGACGCATATGAGCAACGCGGTCTCGCTCAAGAGCGACACCAAGGGCGTCTATGACTTCGACATCTCGGCTTCCAGCTACAACTATCTCCAGGACACGCAGCGAAATCCGTTCACGGTCGCTGCGACCGGCACGGGATTTTCGCCGAACGGCAAGATCACCCGGATGGACGGCACCAACTGGCAGAACGTCGACGCCAAGGGCATCTGGCGGTCCTTCGGCTTTGATGGACCGCACGAGATCAGCTTCGGCGTTCACGGCGATCGCTACGAGTTGGAAAATCCGGTTTACGCATCCACAGTATGGAATGCGACGTCATCGACCGGCACCGGAGCGCTCTATTCGACCGGCGTTGGCGAGACGCGCACCGGAGCGCTCTGGTTTCAGGACGCCTGGAAGCTGACACCGGCGCTCAAACTGACACTGGGCGGCCGATTGGAGAGCTGGCAGGCCCTCGGCGGCTTCAACGTCAACACGACGACAACGCGCTCCGGGGTCATCACGTCGATCACCGCGATCAATCAGCCGGGCCTCAGCTCGACCAACTTCTCGCCGAAGGCGTCGGTCTCGTTCGATCCGAACAAGGACTGGAACATCACCGCCAATTTTGGCGAGGCCTATCGCTACCCGACCGTGACCGAGCTCTACCAAAACGTCACGGTCGGCGGTGTCGCCACCTTTGCCAATCCTTTCCTCAAGCCGGAGCAGGATTTCACCGGCGAGCTGAACATCGAGCGCAAATGGGTCGACGGCCGGGTCCGCCTGACATTGTTCTCCGAGCGGACCAGCAACGCGATCGTCTCGCAGACCAATCTCGTGACCAATCCAGCCACGGGCGCGCAAACGCCGACCACGGTCGTCAGCAACGTCGAAGCCATCCAGATGCGGGGTGTCGAGCTCTCCGCCGAGAAGGACAATATGTTTGTCGCCGGGCTGCAGTTGTTCGGCAGCGTGACCTACGTCGATTCAAGGATCCTCGCCGACGCAAGCTGGGCCGGCATCAACCCGCTGACGAACCTGCCGACCACCGCCGTCGGCAAGCGCGTCCCTTACGTACCGGACTGGCGGGCAAGGTTCGGCATGACCTACCGGCCGAACGAAAGCTGGGCCTACACGGTCGCGGCGCGCTACAGCGGCAAGCAGTACTCGACGCTCGACAACACCGATATCATTCCCCACGTCTACGGCGCGTTCGACAACTTTTTCGTCGTCGACATGAAGACCCATTACAACGCGACCAAGAATTTCGCCTTCGATTTCGGGATCGATAACATCTTCAACGAGCAATATTTCCTGTTCCACCCATTTCCCGGCAGAACTTTTGTTCTGGCCGGGAAATACACCTTCTGA
- a CDS encoding CopD family protein, translating to MRLVARLAALLLAAYLATAAHAHAVLVGTEPADGSVLAAAPKTVVLRFNEAVAPTAVSLLDATGKPRDVAIQAVDQSVLVTLPADLPQGTQVVSYRVVSQDGHPVAGSLLFSIGVVTGSAAPSGESAVDPLIWLARIGVYLGLFVGVGGAFFAAWIAQARAGRAVILGSLGVGLVSAIVSLGLQGLDLLNLPLTGLATRGPWTSALATTFGPSMLVAIAAMLIAAIGWRSPSSGAVRIGTVVAMIGVGLTLAASGHAATASPQWLTRPAVFVHGVGLAYWVGALAPIAAMVWRRNDGTLPWTLRRFSNVAVPVVGVIALSGLALAIVQLESFGALIDTRYGNILALKLGLVLLLLVLAALNRFLFTPAVAHDPRKTKPLLRSVIGECVLALAIFALVAGWRFTPPPRALAMSTDVPLAVHIHADAAMFQVLIGPGKVGQNDFVLQLMNDDASPLVTKEATLTLSLPERGIEPMERSAALGPDGYWHVRKVPLPFPGRWHMQIDALVTDFKKVTLEDDFEVR from the coding sequence ATGCGGCTGGTCGCAAGGCTTGCTGCGCTGCTCCTGGCGGCGTATCTTGCGACCGCTGCCCATGCTCATGCGGTGCTGGTCGGCACCGAGCCGGCGGATGGCAGCGTGCTGGCGGCGGCGCCGAAGACGGTGGTGCTCCGCTTCAATGAGGCGGTGGCGCCGACCGCGGTCAGCCTGCTCGACGCCACAGGCAAGCCGCGCGACGTTGCGATCCAGGCCGTCGACCAATCCGTGCTGGTGACGCTGCCGGCTGACCTGCCGCAGGGTACGCAGGTGGTCAGCTATCGCGTGGTGTCGCAGGATGGTCATCCTGTCGCCGGCTCGCTGTTGTTCTCGATCGGTGTCGTGACCGGCTCGGCCGCGCCGTCAGGCGAGAGCGCGGTCGATCCGCTGATCTGGCTGGCGCGGATCGGCGTCTATCTCGGGCTGTTCGTCGGCGTCGGCGGCGCGTTCTTCGCCGCGTGGATCGCGCAGGCGCGTGCGGGCAGGGCGGTGATCCTGGGATCGCTCGGCGTCGGCCTTGTCAGCGCGATCGTCTCGCTCGGCCTTCAGGGCCTTGATCTGTTGAACCTGCCGCTCACGGGGCTCGCGACGCGCGGCCCGTGGACCAGCGCACTCGCCACCACCTTTGGTCCCTCGATGCTGGTTGCGATCGCCGCGATGCTGATCGCCGCGATCGGCTGGCGAAGTCCGTCGAGCGGAGCGGTGCGGATCGGAACCGTGGTCGCGATGATTGGCGTTGGCCTGACACTTGCTGCGAGCGGTCACGCGGCGACAGCGTCGCCGCAGTGGCTGACGCGGCCGGCGGTCTTCGTTCATGGCGTCGGCCTGGCCTATTGGGTCGGCGCCCTCGCGCCGATCGCGGCGATGGTGTGGCGGCGGAATGACGGCACGCTGCCGTGGACGCTCCGCCGCTTTTCCAACGTTGCGGTGCCGGTGGTCGGGGTGATCGCGCTGTCGGGGCTCGCGCTCGCGATCGTCCAGCTCGAGAGTTTTGGCGCGCTGATCGACACGCGATACGGCAACATCCTTGCGCTCAAGCTCGGACTGGTTCTGTTGCTGCTTGTGCTGGCGGCGCTGAACCGGTTCCTGTTCACGCCGGCCGTTGCGCACGATCCCCGCAAGACGAAGCCTCTGCTGCGATCGGTCATCGGAGAGTGCGTGCTCGCTCTCGCGATTTTCGCGCTGGTCGCGGGCTGGCGCTTCACGCCGCCGCCGCGCGCGCTCGCGATGTCGACCGATGTCCCGCTCGCGGTCCATATCCACGCCGATGCCGCCATGTTCCAGGTCCTGATCGGGCCCGGCAAGGTCGGACAGAACGACTTCGTATTGCAGCTGATGAATGACGATGCGAGCCCTCTTGTCACAAAGGAGGCGACGCTGACGCTGAGTCTGCCCGAGCGCGGCATCGAGCCGATGGAACGCAGCGCAGCTCTTGGACCCGATGGCTATTGGCACGTCCGCAAGGTGCCGTTGCCGTTCCCGGGCCGCTGGCACATGCAGATCGACGCTCTTGTGACCGACTTCAAGAAAGTGACGCTGGAAGACGATTTCGAGGTGAGGTAA
- a CDS encoding ABC transporter ATP-binding protein, with amino-acid sequence MTEGAEEVPVIYLHEIRREYKQGEATLTILNGAKLALWPGQSVALVAPSGSGKSTLLHIAGLLESPDDGEVYVAGTPTSQLSDVDRTQIRRTDIGFVYQSHRLLPEFSALENVMLPQMIRGLKRSETVKRATEILGYLGLGDRITHRPAELSGGEQQRVAIARAVANAPRALLADEPTGNLDPSTADHVFNALMQLVKATRVAMLIATHNMDLAARMDRRVSLSNGQVVELD; translated from the coding sequence ATGACGGAGGGGGCGGAAGAGGTACCGGTCATCTATCTCCACGAGATCAGGCGGGAGTACAAGCAGGGCGAAGCGACGCTGACGATCCTGAACGGCGCGAAGCTCGCGCTGTGGCCGGGCCAGTCGGTGGCGCTGGTCGCGCCGTCGGGATCGGGCAAATCGACCTTGCTGCATATCGCAGGCCTGCTGGAGAGCCCTGACGACGGTGAGGTCTATGTCGCGGGCACGCCGACCTCGCAATTATCCGATGTCGACCGCACCCAGATTCGCCGCACCGACATCGGCTTCGTCTATCAGTCGCACCGGCTGCTGCCAGAGTTCTCGGCGCTTGAGAACGTCATGTTGCCGCAAATGATCCGCGGCCTCAAACGCTCCGAGACCGTGAAGCGGGCGACCGAGATCCTGGGCTATCTCGGCCTCGGCGACCGCATCACGCACCGGCCGGCTGAACTGTCCGGCGGTGAGCAGCAGCGCGTGGCGATCGCGCGCGCGGTCGCGAATGCGCCGCGAGCGCTGCTTGCAGACGAGCCGACCGGCAATCTCGATCCGAGCACCGCCGATCACGTCTTCAACGCGCTGATGCAACTCGTGAAGGCGACTCGGGTCGCGATGCTTATCGCCACCCACAACATGGATCTGGCCGCACGGATGGACCGCCGGGTGTCATTGTCGAACGGACAGGTCGTCGAGCTCGATTAG
- the proS gene encoding proline--tRNA ligase, translating into MRLSRFFLPILKENPKEAEIVSHRLMLRAGMMRQEAAGIYAWLPLGFRVLKKIEQIVREEQDRAGALELLMPTLQLADLWRESGRYDAYGPEMLRIVDRHKRELLYGPTNEEMITEIFRSYVKSYKNLPLNLYHIQWKFRDEQRPRFGVMRGREFLMKDAYSFDLDEAGARRSYNKMFVAYLRTFARMGLKAIPMRAETGPIGGDLSHEFIVLAETGESGVYINRDVLDLPVPGADVDYDGDLTPIIKQWTSVYAATEDVHDAARFEQEVPEAKRLNTRGIEVGQIFYFGTKYSDTMKALVAGPDGVDMPIHGGSYGVGVSRLVGAIIEACHDEAGIKWPEAVAPFRAAILNLKQGDAAVDGACEQLYRDLTANGVDVLYDDTDQRAGAKFAAADLIGIPWQILVGPKGLADGKVEVKRRSDGSRENMSPADVVAKLAG; encoded by the coding sequence ATGCGATTGTCGCGGTTTTTCCTGCCCATTCTGAAAGAGAACCCGAAAGAGGCGGAGATCGTCTCGCATCGGCTGATGCTGCGCGCGGGCATGATGCGGCAGGAGGCGGCCGGAATTTATGCCTGGCTGCCGCTCGGCTTCCGGGTGCTGAAGAAGATCGAGCAGATCGTCCGCGAGGAGCAGGATCGCGCCGGCGCGCTCGAGCTGTTGATGCCGACGCTGCAGCTTGCCGATCTCTGGCGGGAAAGCGGCCGCTACGACGCCTATGGTCCGGAGATGCTGCGCATCGTCGATCGCCACAAGCGCGAGCTGCTGTACGGGCCGACCAACGAGGAGATGATCACCGAGATCTTCCGCTCCTACGTCAAGTCGTACAAGAACCTGCCGCTCAACCTCTATCACATCCAGTGGAAGTTCCGCGACGAGCAGCGTCCGCGGTTCGGCGTGATGCGCGGCCGCGAGTTCCTGATGAAGGACGCGTATTCGTTCGACCTCGACGAGGCTGGCGCGCGCCGCTCCTACAACAAGATGTTCGTCGCCTACTTGCGCACCTTTGCGCGGATGGGCTTGAAGGCGATTCCGATGCGGGCCGAGACTGGTCCGATCGGCGGTGACCTCAGTCATGAATTCATCGTGCTCGCGGAGACCGGTGAGTCCGGCGTCTACATCAATCGCGACGTGCTCGACCTGCCGGTGCCGGGAGCGGACGTCGATTATGATGGCGATCTGACGCCGATCATCAAGCAATGGACCTCAGTCTACGCGGCAACGGAGGACGTGCACGATGCCGCGCGTTTCGAGCAGGAGGTGCCCGAAGCGAAGCGCTTGAACACCCGCGGCATCGAGGTCGGCCAGATCTTCTATTTCGGCACCAAATATTCCGACACCATGAAGGCGCTGGTGGCCGGTCCCGATGGCGTCGACATGCCGATCCACGGCGGCTCCTACGGCGTTGGCGTGTCGCGACTGGTCGGTGCAATCATCGAGGCCTGTCACGATGAAGCCGGCATCAAATGGCCCGAAGCGGTTGCGCCGTTCCGCGCTGCGATCCTCAACCTCAAGCAGGGCGATGCCGCTGTCGATGGCGCCTGCGAGCAGCTCTACCGCGATCTGACGGCGAACGGCGTCGACGTGCTGTACGACGACACCGATCAGCGCGCCGGCGCGAAATTCGCCGCGGCCGATCTGATCGGCATTCCCTGGCAGATCCTCGTCGGCCCCAAGGGCCTCGCGGACGGCAAGGTCGAGGTGAAGCGTCGCAGCGACGGTTCGCGCGAGAACATGAGCCCTGCCGACGTGGTCGCAAAACTCGCGGGTTAA